In Sphingopyxis macrogoltabida, the sequence GACCATTGCGCCGCGATGGGCTGCGACCTGACGCTCATCGAGACGATGCCGCTCGGCGAGATCGGCGAGGACCGCAGCGATCATTATATCCCGCTCCACCAGTTCGTCGCGCCGCTGCGTGCCGAACGCTTCATCTATCCGGTCGACAAGCGCACCGGCGGCCCCGCGCGCTATTTCGCGGTCGAAGGAAGTCCGGTGACGCTCGGCCTGATCACGCCGCTCAGCGACAATTTCTGCGCGACGTGCAACCGCATCCGGCTGACCGTCGAGGGCCGCATCTATATGTGCCTCGGGCAGGACGACCATATCGACCTGCGCGCCGCGCTGCGCGACGGCGGCATCGGAACGGTTGACGGCTTGATCGACCGCGCATTGGCTGGCAAACCCCGCGCGCATGACTTTCATATCGAACGGGAGTCCAAACCGGCGGTCGCGCGTCATATGAGTGCAACGGGCGGGTGAAATCCGCCCGCGAGGGGACCAATATGCAACGCAAGATCGCGCTCGTCGCATCGAACGCGCCCGCCGCCGAAGAGGCCGAGGCCGAACTGCGGCCGCTTTACGACTTCGTCGACTTGCACGAGGCCGACATGCTGATCGCGCTCGGCGGCGACGGCTTCCTGCTTCATATGCTCCACCAGCTGCTCGACCAGCGCCGCAGCCTGCCGGTGTTCGGCATGAACCGCGGCACCATCGGCTTCCTGATGAACGAATTCCGCGTCGAGGGATTGCTCGACCGGATCGCGGCGGCGCGCCCCTTCCTCATCCATCCGCTGTCGGGCGACATCACGACGATCAGCGGCGAGCGCCACATCCTGCCCGCGATCAACGAAATTTCGCTGCTTCGCGAAACGCGGCAGGCCGCGAAGCTCGAGGTGTTGATCAACGAAAAGATGATGCTCGAGGAGCTCGCCTGCGACGGCGTGCTGGTGTCGACCCCCGCCGGATCGACCGCCTATAATCTCAGCGCCAACGGGCCGATCCTGCCGCTCGATTCGGCGATGCTCGCGCTGACCCCGATCAGCCCCTTCCGGCCGCGGCGCTGGCGCGGCGCGCTCGTCCCCGAATCGACGAGCATCCGTTTCAACGTCCGCGAGGCCGCAAAACGCCCGGTCAGCGCGGTCGCCGACCAGCGCGAAATCCGCGACGTAAAGACCGTTCTCGTCACCACGGACCGCAGCCGCCCGCTGACGTTGCTGTTCGATCCCGACCAGGGCCTCGACGAACGCATCGCGATGGAACAATTTATCGTTTGAGGCCTTGCAAATTCCGCCAAGCGACGGCAAAGGGGCCGCCTTCGCTTCGGCGGCGTGTTCCTCGG encodes:
- a CDS encoding NAD kinase, producing MQRKIALVASNAPAAEEAEAELRPLYDFVDLHEADMLIALGGDGFLLHMLHQLLDQRRSLPVFGMNRGTIGFLMNEFRVEGLLDRIAAARPFLIHPLSGDITTISGERHILPAINEISLLRETRQAAKLEVLINEKMMLEELACDGVLVSTPAGSTAYNLSANGPILPLDSAMLALTPISPFRPRRWRGALVPESTSIRFNVREAAKRPVSAVADQREIRDVKTVLVTTDRSRPLTLLFDPDQGLDERIAMEQFIV